A window from Pararge aegeria chromosome 6, ilParAegt1.1, whole genome shotgun sequence encodes these proteins:
- the LOC120624720 gene encoding protein pelota produces MKLVFKNIDKDGSGCIALVPEEPEDMWHAYNLIAEGDVVTASTVRKVQTESSTGSSTSNRVRTTLTIRVETIDFDTQACVLRLKGRNIVENQYVKLGAYHTLDLELNRKFTLQKILWDSVALERVEMACDPAASADVAAVVMQEGLAHVCLITPSMTLVRSKIDMNIPRKRKGFVQQHEKGLNKFYEAVMQGILRHIDFSIVKCVILASPGFVKDQFFDYMMQQAIKNDIKLLIENKSKFLLVKASSGFKHSLKEVLQEPAVMAKISDTKAASEVKLLESFYTMLQLEPAKAFYGKRHVEMANEAMAIETLMISDKLFRCQDILKRKEYVGLVDSARENGSDVRIFSSMHVSGEQLDQLTGIAAVLRFPMPELEDSDGDEENDFDSD; encoded by the exons atgaagcttgtatttaaaaatattgataaagatgGCAGCGG GTGCATTGCTCTTGTACCCGAAGAGCCGGAGGATATGTGGCACGCTTACAACCTCATAGCCGAGGGGGATGTAGTTACAGCATCGACCGTGCGAAAAGTGCAAACTGAATCATCCACTGGTTCTTCTACCAGCAACAGAGTGCGTACTACGCTCACGATAAGGGTAGAAACTATTGACTTTGATACTCAGGCCTGTGTTTTACGATTAAAAGGTCGTAATATTGTTGAAAACCAATATGTTAAG ctGGGAGCATATCACACTTTGGATTTAGAGTTAAATAGAAAATTCACTCTACAAAAGATATTATGGGACTCTGTAGCACTGGAGAGGGTGGAGATGGCCTGTGACCCAGCGGCCTCTGCAGATGTAGCAGCTGTGGTGATGCAGGAAGGCCTTGCTCACGTTTGTCTTATAACACCATCTATGACACTAGTGAGATCAAAGATTGATATGAATATACCAAGGAAACGAAAAGGATTTGTTCAGCAGCATGAAAAA GgcctaaataaattttatgaagcAGTCATGCAAGGGATTCTGAGGCATATTGATTTTAGCATTGTAAAGTGTGTAATTCTTGCTTCACCTGGATTTGTAAAAGATCAGTTTTTTGATTACATGATGCAACAGGCaataaaaaatgatattaaGCTGCTCATTGAAAACAAATCCAAATTTTTGCTTGTTAAAGCATCATCTGGATTTAAACACTCTTTAAAAG aaGTTCTACAAGAGCCAGCTGTGATGGCAAAAATCTCAGACACTAAAGCAGCAAGTGAAGTGAAATTGTTGGAAAGTTTCTATACAATGTTACAGCTGGAGCCAGCTAAAGCCTTCTATGGGAAAAGGCATGTTGAAATGGCTAATGAAGCTATGGCAATTGAAACACTTATGATTTCTGACAAATTATTTAG GTGTCAGGATATACTGAAGAGAAAAGAGTATGTGGGTCTAGTTGATTCTGCCAGAGAAAATGGCAGCGATGTAAGGATATTTTCGAGTATGCATGTGTCTGGAGAAC AATTAGATCAATTAACAGGGATTGCAGCAGTTTTACGCTTTCCGATGCCGGAACTTGAAGACAGCGATGGTGATGAAGAAAATGACTTTGATTCTGATTAG